The DNA window aaaaaagccTCTTTCTCCTTAGTTATTTGTTTACCTAACAAATATTAAGTACCTCCTAGGTGTTTTAGTGCTTGGGATATAGAAAGGAACGAAACGAACaaaaggctcccctggtggctcaaaaggtaaagaatccacctgcaattcagaagactgGGTTCAACCCCAGAAGATTGGGAAGATGCCTCGGAGAAGGGCaggggaacccactccagtattcttgcctggagagttccatggacagagaagcctggtgggttatagtcagtggggtcacaaagtgttggacatggctgagtgactcagcacagcacacaagCAGACAAGATCCCTGTCCTTAGGAAACTTACGTTCTAGTGAAGATAGACAATAACTAATACAACTATATGTGAGTGTTTGTATATAttcttgtgtatatatgtgtgtgtgtgtgtgtttgtgaaagAGAGAACTTATGTCATGtcatataaagaaaattaagcGGGGCCAAAAGGGTAGGTCTCAAGGGTGGAaaaggtttcatttttaaataggtTGGTCAGAGAAGACCTTACTAAGAAGGTGACAAGTTCTGACATGTTCCATGGTCCCTATTTCTTCCTATTTAAAatacttgtgttttatttttaaatatttgtattttacattaaaatacaaGTATTTTAAATACCTGGGAGCTGAAATTTGGAACGTATTTCAAATAAGGACTTAGGCCCACAGTTCTGCTTCTTACCACTCACCCACTTTTATCACCCTTGGGCACCGTACCAAAACCATCCAAAGTCAATTCCACATCCTCCCACCCTACCTATCCACACAAACCCACTGTGGCAAACCCTGTGCTGGATGCTGTGGAATATCCTCCTGAAACCAGACACAGCTCATGCCCTTATGGAACAGTTGAGGTGAATGGTTCCTATGTAGAAGGGTGACCTATAACACTCACAGGGCCACTTTATGTGAAACACAAATCAATATGAACAAACCAAGTCCATAAGTGCAGAGGCAAGGCCCAAAAAAGAACAGGCAGTCGGGTGGGGCACTGCAGGGGAGGCTTTCTAGAGAAGATAAGTATTTCATccaggttggtggaaagaaaGAGCCATGGATGGGTTGGAGGGATTGGTGAGGGCATCTCTAAGAGAGGGGAGAAGTTCGTAAGCCTAGATGAGCAAGTTTTGCTTTGAAGAAGGGTAGGTTGCAGATTAGCTTGGCTCCAGCCAGAGGCACTATGCAGGGGTGCTCTGGCAGAGGTTCTCCCGGCTTGACACATCTCTGGTCTCCACTTTCAGATGTGTCACCGGTGGTCGCTGGCCTTATCGGGGCCTCTGTGCTGGTGGTGTGTGTCTCCGTGACCGTCTTTGTCTGGACATGCTGCCACCAGCAGGCAGAGAAGAAGCACAAGAACCCACCATACAAGTTCATTCACATGCTCAAAGGCATCAGCATATACCCAGAAACCCTCAGCAACAAGAAGAAAATCATCAAAGTGCGGAGAGACAAAGATGGCCCCGGGAGGGAAGGTGGACGTGGGAACCTGCTGGTAGATGCAGCAGAGGCTGGCCTGCTGGGCCAAGACAAGAGCCCTAAGGGGCCTAGCTCCGGATCTTGTGTAGACCAATTACCCATCAAAGTGGACTATGGGGAAGAACTGAGGAGCCCCATTGCAAGCCTGACCCCCGGGGAGAGCAAAACCACTTCTCCATCCTCTCCAGAGGAGGATGTCATGCTCGGATCCCTCACCTTCTCAGTGGACTATAACTTCCCCAAAAAAGCCCTGGTGGTGACAATCCAGGAGGCTCATGGGCTGCCCGTGATGGATGACCAGACCCAGGGCTCTGACCCCTACATCAAAATGACCATCCTTCCCGACAAACGGCATCGGGTGAAGACCAGGGTGCTGCGGAAGACCTTGGACCCCGTGTTTGATGAGACCTTCACCTTCTATGGCATCCCATACAGCCAGCTGCAAGACCTGGTCCTGCACTTCCTGGTCCTCAGCTTTGACCGCTTCTCCCGGGATGACGTCATTGGGGAGGTCATGGTGCCGCTGGCAGGGGTGGACCCCAGCACGGGCAAGGTACAGCTGACCAGGGACATCATCAAAAGGAACATCCAGGTGAGGAGGAAGAGTTGTTGGGGAGGAATGGTAGGTCGGGGGAGAGAAGGGGTGAATGGGAGGGGGAAGTGGGCTGGATGGCAAGGAGCGGCTGTAGAGAGGAAGCTCTTGGATGTCAAGACTGAGCAGTGGTCAAACAGTGGtcagacagagagcctggcaggtgaGGCCTCCTCCAAGAAGCAACTTCCTGAACAGAAAAGGGCGAACGCCTTCTGAAATTGCTCTTAGTGGTTGACATCCTGATGCTGCATCCAGCTTGCTTAGAGCAGGCTGACCCTCCAGTCCTAGACCTCATCATTTCAGGCAAATGGGAGCCAATTTCTTCTCCAAAATGTGTGATCTTCCTCTTGTGAACTTATTCCTTACAACTGAGAAACTATGGAAGTAGTTCAGTAATTTTTCCCTCGGCTTCCCCTTCCCAGCCCAAACCTAGAGATATAAGTAAGCTTGCATCTGTGTGACTTTTAACAACCATTTTATAAATGCAACTTCATCAACTGCTTTGGCTTTCCCTGGtattgctagtggtaaagaacccacctaccagtgcaggagatgtaggagacacgggttcgatccctgggtcaggaagagcccctggaggaggaaatggctacccactccagtattcttgcctagaaaatcccatggacagaggagcctggtgggtcccaggccatggagtcgcaaagagtcggacatgactgaaacaacttagcattcATAGCATACAGCTGCTTTACCTTTCAGGCCCGTTACTCGGGCTGAAACCTTTGCCACAGATACTTCT is part of the Odocoileus virginianus isolate 20LAN1187 ecotype Illinois chromosome 5, Ovbor_1.2, whole genome shotgun sequence genome and encodes:
- the SYT11 gene encoding synaptotagmin-11 isoform X1; its protein translation is MAEITNIRPSFDVSPVVAGLIGASVLVVCVSVTVFVWTCCHQQAEKKHKNPPYKFIHMLKGISIYPETLSNKKKIIKVRRDKDGPGREGGRGNLLVDAAEAGLLGQDKSPKGPSSGSCVDQLPIKVDYGEELRSPIASLTPGESKTTSPSSPEEDVMLGSLTFSVDYNFPKKALVVTIQEAHGLPVMDDQTQGSDPYIKMTILPDKRHRVKTRVLRKTLDPVFDETFTFYGIPYSQLQDLVLHFLVLSFDRFSRDDVIGEVMVPLAGVDPSTGKVQLTRDIIKRNIQKCMSRGELQVSLSYQPVAQRMTVVVLKARHLPKMDITGLSGNPYVKVNVYYGRKRIAKKKTHVKKCTLNPVFNESFIYDIPTDLLPDISIEFLVIDFDRTTKNEVVGRLILGAHSVTTSGAEHWREVCESPRKPVAKWHSLSEY
- the SYT11 gene encoding synaptotagmin-11 isoform X2; the protein is MAEITNIRPSFDVSPVVAGLIGASVLVVCVSVTVFVWTCCHQQAEKKHKNPPYKFIHMLKGISIYPETLSNKKKIIKVRRDKDGPGREGGRGNLLVDAAEAGLLGQDKSPKGPSSGSCVDQLPIKVDYGEELRSPIASLTPGESKTTSPSSPEEDVMLGSLTFSVDYNFPKKALVVTIQEAHGLPVMDDQTQGSDPYIKMTILPDKRHRVKTRVLRKTLDPVFDETFTFYGIPYSQLQDLVLHFLVLSFDRFSRDDVIGEVMVPLAGVDPSTGKVQLTRDIIKRNIQKCMSRGELQVSLSYQPVAQRMTVVVLKARHLPKMDITGLSDPYVKVNVYYGRKRIAKKKTHVKKCTLNPVFNESFIYDIPTDLLPDISIEFLVIDFDRTTKNEVVGRLILGAHSVTTSGAEHWREVCESPRKPVAKWHSLSEY